A region of the Vibrio chagasii genome:
TGCATTGCGTATAGAGCAGGAGCTAGGAATACGAACATGAATTCTAGCGGCTCTGTGATACCTGTTAGGAATGAACAGAATGCTACTGAGAATAGTGCACCACCAACTTGGCTACGTTTTTCAGCAGGAGCTGCTAGGTACATTGCAAGTGCAGCACCTGGTAGACCGAACATCATCACTGGGAAGAAACCGTTCATGAATACGCCAGCGCCTTTATCGCCACCGAAGAAACGGTGTAGGTCGCCTGATTTAACAGTGTCAGTTACTTCTTTAACAACAGTAGTGATTTCTGGAGTTACAGAGTTAGCGAATGTAAATGTATGCTCTTGGCCAACAACTAGAGTTTTAGCTAGTGATGGGTCAACACAAAGTTGAGTGATGTTAGCGAATGCGCCTTGACCAGCAACGATGATTTCTTGACATGTACCCATACCGAACCAGAAGTATGAGTTCAATACGTGGTGTAGACCTACAGGGATAAGTGCACGGTTAAGAGTACCGTAAACGAATTGACCGATAGCGCCAGACGTTGATACTGCGTGAGCCAGTGCGTCTAGACCAGATTGAACACCAGGCCAAACCACACCAGACACAGCACCTGCAACAAGTGCAAATAGACCAGCCATGATTGGTACTAAACGTTTACCAGCGAAGAATGCCAGCCACTCAGGAAGGCGTGTAGCATGGAAAGCGTTGTAAGAGTGACCTGCGATGATACCTGCGAAGATACCGCCGAAGAAAGACATGTTAACGTCAGCGTTAATTGTTGTTGCTGTCGCCGTTAGAACGAAGTAAGCAACTGCACCAGCAAGACCTGCTGCGCCGTTACCGTCTTTAGAAAGACCAATAGCGATACCTAGACCAAATAGCAATGGTAGGTTACTGAAGATAGCACCACCGGCTTGCGCCATAAATGGAATATCAAGTAGATCGCCTTGACCTAAACGTAATAGAAGCGCCGCAATCGGAAGCGTTGCGATAGGTAGCATTAACGCCTTACCTAGCTTCTGTGCATATCCTAGAATATTCACCAGTTGTTTCCCCCTATAGGATTTTTTAGAATTCGTTTGAGAAACTTATTTTAGTCGCTCAATTTAGTCCTACTCAGTGTATTCAATTAATTTTGCTCCGCAAATTAAAACCTTATCATTTGTGATCGTAATCACCAGTTTTCACCAAATCCAGAGGTTTTTGCTAGCGAGATCATAAAACTTATTTTATCATTCAAAAAAATGAACATTTATAGATAAAATCCAAATATAACTAATGGGTCAAAAGTGAGTTATTTTCGGCATTAAAAGCTAGCTAACTTACTGATATTTTAACCCAAACTCATAAAAACAATGAATTGTTCACATGTTTTTCAAACACTTAAAATCGCTTCCCACTTTGAAGCCGTTTGCCCATAAAAGTTAAATCGTTACGTAAATGATGTTCGCAAACTAAGTCAACATTTAGGTAACGAACGAATTTAAAAGATCTGACGATATAAGGATTAGCTGACTATGTACGCGCTAAGTAACTGTAAAATTTACACTGGTAGTGATGTTCTAACCGATCATGCTGTAGTAATCGAAAACGAACTGATCAAAAAAGTCTGCCCTATCTCTGAATTACCAGAAGGTATCGAGGTTCGTGACCTAGACGGTGCAAACCTAAGCCCGGGTTTCATTGACCTACAACTGAATGGTTGTGGTGGCGTGATGCTGAACGATGAAATCACTGCAGAAACAATGCAGATCATGCACAAAGCAAACCTAAAATCAGGCTGTACTAGCTTCTTGCCTACTCTGATTACTTCTTCAGATGAAGACATGCGTGCAGTTATCACAGCAGCTCGTGAATACCATAACCAATACCAGAACCAATCTTTAGGTCTTCACCTTGAAGGTCCATACCTAAACGTTGCAAAAAAAGGCATTCACAGCGTTGATCATATTCGTAAGTCTGACAGCGAGATGATTGAGCTTATCTGTGAGAACAGCGACCTTGTTGCGAAAGTAACACTGGCTCCTGAGCTGAACGACCCAGAGCATATCGAGCGTCTGCACAAAGCTGGTGTTGTTGTTTCTATCGGTCACACCAACGCAACTTATGCAGAAGCACGCCAAGGTTTCGAATCTGGTATCACATTCGCAACGCACCTATTCAATGCAATGACACCTATGGTTGGTCGTGAACCTGGTGTGGTTGGCGCTATCTACGATACACCGGAGGTGTACGCCGGCATCATCGCCGACGGTTTCCACGTTGATTACGCAAACATCAGAATTGCGCATAAAGTCAAGGGAGAAAAGTTAGTATTAGTGACGGATGCCACAGCTCCTGCAGGTGCTGACATGGAATACTTTATTTTTGTCGGTAAGAAAGTATATTACCGAGATGGTAAGTGTGTTGATGAAAACGGCACACTGGGCGGCTCAGCTCTGACTATGATTGAAGCAGTTCAGAACACAGTTGAGCACGCTGGTATCGCTTTAGACGAAGCTCTTCGCATGGCTACACTATACCCAGCTACAGCTATCGGTGTAGAAAGCAAGCTAGGTCGAATCAAGAAAGGCATGGTTGCAAACCTAGCTGTATTTGACCGAGACTTTAACGTTAAAGCGACTGTTGTTAATGGACAATACGAGCACAATTAAGTATGAATGGCGGACAAATAGGTAACGTAGACTTAGTTAAACAACTAAACAGTGCGGCGGTATACCGACTGATAGACCAACAAGGGCCTATCAGTCGTATACAAGTGGCTGATGTAAGCCAACTCGCACCGGCAAGTGTTACAAAAATTACCCGCCAACTATTAGAGCGCGGCCTAATTAAAGAGGTCGCACAGCAAGCGTCTACTGGCGGTAGACGCGCTATCTCTCTAACCACAGAAGTAGAGCCTTTTCACTCTATCGCTGTGCGCTTAGGGCGAGACTACATTCAAGTTAGCCTTCACGACCTTGGTGGCCGTGAATTGGCTTTCCAACAGCAAGACCTTAACTATTCAGATCAGTCAGACCTTACTCAAGGCTTGGTCAATACGCTTAAGACCTTCATCGCTGAACACCAGCCGAAAATCGATCAGCTGATTGCGATTGGCGTGACCCTTCCAGGCTTAGTGAACCCGACGACGGGTGTCGTTGAGTACATGCCAAATACAGACATCGATAATCTTGCATTAAGCGACATTATTCGCGACACATTCCATGTCGCTTGTTTTGTTGGTAACGATGTTCGCGGAATGGCACTAGCTGAACACTACTTTGGCGCGAGCCAAGACAGCCAAGACTCTATCTTAGTGAGTGTTCACCGCGGTACTGGTGCAGGTATTATCGTTAACGGTCAGGTTTTCTTAGGTCATAACCGTAACGTCGGTGAAATCGGTCATATCCAAATCGATCCACTTGGTGAACAGTGCCAATGTGGTAACTTTGGTTGTCTTGAAACGGTAGCGGCAAACCCTGCAATCGTTGAGCGCGTGCAAAAACTGATTAAACAAGGCTATGAGTCTTCTTTAACCGAGCTTGAGCGTATTACTATTCAAGACGTTTGCGACCACGCAATGAATGGCGACGAATTAGCTAAGCAGAGCTTGGTTCGAGTAGGAAACCAGTTAGGTAAAGCGATCGCGATGACGATCAACCTATTTAACCCTCAAAAAGTGATCATCGCTGGTGATATTACTAAGGCACAAGAGATTGTTTTCCCTGCAATTAAGCGCAATGTAGAGAATCAGTCGCTAACGACTTTCCATAGCGGCCTGCCTATTGTAGCATCACAGATCGATAAACATCCTACGATGGGAGCTTTTGCTATGATCAAGCGCGCCATGCTCAATGGTGTGTTACTGCAGAAGCTACTTGAAGATTAAAGAACAATAATTCTGATTTTCCGCGGGCCGTGTTTGTATAAACACGGCCCGTTTTTTTAAGCTAGGGAACTACAACAACAAGTTATGGAACTTATATTAATATCCACTGCGTTTATCGCAGGATTTATTGCTTTAAAGTGTCACCTTCCCCCATTAGTTGGTTTTTTGGTTGCAGGCTTTGGGCTTTTTGCCTTTGGTTTTGAAACCAATGACACCATCATTACTTTAGCTGACCTTGGTGTTACGCTGCTTCTATTTACTATCGGCTTAAAGCTCGACATCAAAACCCTGCTCTCTAAAGAGATCTGGGCTGGCGCGACAATCCACAACCTTTTGTCCACTCTGTTTTTCGCTGTCGCCCTATTTGGTTTTAAGTTCTTAGGTATTTCATCACTAGCTGCCATGTCGGTAGAACAGATCGTTCTGCTCGGTTTTGCTCTTTCATTCTCTAGTACGGTATTTGCGGTTAAGACTCTGCAAGAGAAAGGTGAAATGAATGCGACTTACGGAACGTTGGCGATTGGTATCTTGGTCATGCAGGATATCTTCGCGGTAGTATTCCTAACGGCTTCTACGGGTAAAATACCTGAGTGGTATGCGATTGCTCTGTTTGCCCTCCCCTTGTTACGTCCACTTTTCTACAAAGTGCTCGATTGGGTTGGTCACGGTGAGATGTTGGTTCTATCCGGCATCTTCTTCGCATTAGTCGTCGGTGCTGGTTTATTCCATTTGGTTGGTGTTAAGCCAGACCTGGGCGCTCTGGTTCTAGGTATGTTACTTGCTGGTCACCGAAAAGCTTCAGAGCTATCAAAATCGCTGTTTAACCTTAAAGAGCTTTTCCTTGTCTGTTTCTTCTTGAACATTGGTTTGTCAGAGCAACCAACCATTCAAGGCTTTATGCTTGCAATCTTGTTCTTACTGATGCTGCCAGTGAAAGGTGTTCTCTACTTCTTGGTGCTCAACCGTTTCAAGTTCCGTGTTCGAACGTCTCTACTTGCCTCTTTATCACTGTTTAACTACAGCGAATTTGGCCTCATCGTTGGTGGCCTCGCCTTCAAAATGGGTTGGATGTCTGGCGATATATTAGTTGCCGTCGCGATTGCGGTTTCACTGTCGTTCTTAATCGCTGCACCTTTAAACCGAGCTGGTCACAAGCTTTATCAGCAGTCAGGTAAATGGCTGAAAGAGCATGCGTCAGAAAAGCTTCACCGACGTGATAAGCGAATTGACCCAGGCCGAGCACAAGTGCTTATTCTTGGTATGGGCCGAATTGGTACTGGTGCTTATGACGAATTACGCTCTCGCTATGGCAAGGTAAGTTTAGGTGTCGAAGTTCGTGAAGAAGCAGCACACAACCACAGAAGCCACGGTAGAAACGTGATTTCTGGCGACGCGACCGACCCAGACTTCTGGGAGCGCATCTTAGATACTGCGAATGTAAAGCTGGTTATCTTAGCCATGCCACACCACCAAGGTAACCAGACCGCTTTAGATCAACTAAAGTCACGTAACTTTAAAGGACAGATCGCAGCTATCGCAGAATACCCTGATCAAGTCGAAACCTTGAAAGAGAATGGTGTTGATGCCGCATTCAATATCTACAGCGAAGCCGGTAGTGGTTTTGCTCGCCATGTTTGTGAACAATTAAACCCAAACATCAACAAAATCTAGCCTAAATCCCTCTCAGAAAAACCTCTCAAGACTGTGAATTTTCGCACTTTTGAGAGGTTTTTGTATAAAAAACCAACCACATTTAGATACCAAACACCAAAACAACAAAATAATTAAATAATTTCTAATATAACACCCTTTATATTATTTTTTTGCTCACATCCGGTTGCTTTTTTTAGCCAGAATGGCAAATTGAATACAGTTGATTTAGAAATTATTTAAAAGGAAGTTCTATGTGTTCAGTATTTGGCATTCTCGACATAAAAAGTGATGCCGCAGCACTTCGCCCTATCGCTTTAGAAATGTCCAAAAAGCTTCGTCACCGTGGACCAGATTGGTCTGGTATCTATGCAAGTGACAAAGCAATCCTTGCTCACGAGCGTTTAGCTATCGTTGGTCTAAATAGTGGTGCTCAACCGCTATACAGCCAAGACAAGAAACACATTCTTGCGGTAAACGGCGAAATCTATAACCACAAAGAACTTCGTGCTCGCTATGAAGATAAGTACCAGTTCCAGACCGACTCTGACTGTGAAGTTATCCTAGCGTTATACCAAGAAATGGGCGCAGACCTGCTAGAAGAACTAAACGGTATCTTCGCATTCGTTTTATACGATGAAGAAAAAGACGAATACCTAGTAGGCCGCGACCACATCGGTATCATCCCGCTTTACCAAGGCTACGATGAACACGGTAACTACTATGTTGCTTCTGAAATGAAAGCTCTGGTTCCTGTATGTAAGACCATCAGCGAGTTCCCTCCAGGTAGCTTCTACTCTTCGAAAGATGCAGAGCCACAACGTTACTATATTCGTGATTGGAACGAATACGCTGCAGTACAAGGCAACAGCACAAGCAAAGAAGATCTAACGGAAGCACTAGAAGCAGCGGTGAAGCGTCAACTAATGACTGACGTACCTTACGGTGTACTTCTTTCTGGTGGTTTAGATTCATCTATCACTTCAGCAGTCGCTAAACGCTTTGCGGCAATGCGTATTGAAGATGACGAACAGTCTGAAGCTTGGTGGCCACAACTGCACTCATTTGCGGTTGGCCTAGAAGGTGCTCCTGATCTTATCGCTGCTCGTGAAGTGGCAGACAAGATCGGTACCGTTCACCACGAGATGACATACACCATTCAAGAAGGTTTGGATGCAATCCGTGACGTGATCTATCACATCGAAACCTACGACGTAACGACAATTCGCGCGTCTACGCCAATGTACCTACTTGCTCGTAAGATCAAAGCAATGGGTATCAAAATGGTACTGTCTGGCGAAGGTGCTGATGAGATCTTTGGTGGTTACTTGTACTTCCACAAAGCGCCAAACGCAAAAGAGTTCCATGAAGAAACAGTACGTAAACTACTGGCTCTGAACATGTTTGACTGTGCTCGTGCGAACAAATCACTAGCAGCATGGGGCGTAGAAGGCCGCGTACCATTCTTGGACAAAGAGTTCATCGATGTAGCAATGCGCTTAAACCCAGAAGACAAAATGTGTGGCAACGGTAAGATGGAGAAACACATCCTACGTGAGTGTTTCGAAGATTATCTACCAGACTCAATTGCATGGCGTCAAAAAGAGCAATTCTCTGATGGGGTTGGTTACGACTGGATCGATACGTTGAAAGCTACCGCTGAAGCGAAAGTAACGGACAAGCAAATGGAAACTGCGCAGTTCCGCTTCCCATACAACACGCCAACGACTAAAGAAGGCTACGCTTACCGCGAAATCTTTGAAGAGTTGTTCCCTCTAGAATCTGCAGCAGAGTGTGTACCAGGTGGTCCATCTGTCGCTTGTTCATCAGCAAAAGCTATCGAATGGGATGAGTCGTTCCAAAACTGTGTTGACCCATCAGGCCGTGCAGTACAAGCCGTTCACAACGATGCTTACAACGCTTAAGGCGATTGGTAAATTCTAAGTACTAAAAAAGGCGCATCATGCGCCTTTTTATTTTTAAGCCGATTTTTTTATTGTTGCATTTATGCGTGAGCTTGTAGTGCTTCGTTCTCAATACTGATAGGAACCACTTGGCTGATCATTTTTACGAGCATAATAGAGCGAGCTTCACCATCTTTCTGATGGAAAATCGCTTCAATACCAGCGAACTGGCCACTCTTAATCTTAACCACCTGCCCAGACTCAAACTCAACACAACAATCTTCAGTTTCGTTACTGCAACACTTCTCAAACTCTTTAAGTTCAAAAACTAAGTCACCTTGGACTTCATGCGGTCTTGCGCCGAACTTAATAAAGTCCACTACGCCGCGCGTTGAACGAACAGTAGTAAAACTCGGCCCTTGTTCATAATCAAATCGAACAAAGACGTATGAAGGAAATAGCGGTTCTTTGACCACCTTTTCTTTCCCTCTAACCACCTTTTCGACTTCTATTTGTGGGTAAAAGCACTCTACCCCTTGATTCTCTAAATGCTGCTGAGCGCGTTTTTGATCGCCACGCTTACAGTAGAGTAAATACCAACGTTTCATTTAACTAGCCATTTTCTATTTTGGGGACATTTTACCACAAGCCTAAAACGGTTTAATTGCTATTAACTAAATGAATCTTGATAGACACAAAATTATGCGTAGCAAAGCAATTTATCAACAAAAAATTATAAATATAAAAGTAATTAAGCATTGTACAGAGTTCTATTGTCGTTCAAAAGGTGCGCTACTGTGACTGCATATGCAGTCAAAAAAATAAAACACAGCGTTCCCTTTAGTGGTAATAGGATACATAAAATTAATGACTAGCGCTTTTATTATTCAGAAATATTTTCAATAAGATCATTTAACAACCAGCTCAAATCTGAAAAATTAGTTTGCAGCACATATTTTAAGGGCGGCATTGACAACAAAACACTTAATTTTCATAAACTTACAAAGTGTAGATTATCGTTACCATAAAATACATCTATTGCAGATGTTTATCGCACTCTGTATACATAAGTGACTATAAAATCTTTTAATAACTAAAATTAGTAAAACTTATGCCAAGCAATCACAACATCTTTGGCCACCCTAGAGGCCTATTTCTACTTTTCAGCACAGAGCTATGGGAACGTTTCTCCTACTACGCTATGCGTGCGATTCTTGTTTTGTTCTTAACAGACACAACGATTAACGGCGGATTGGGCTGGTCGACAAAAGACGCGCTTGACCTTTACGGTATCTACACAGGTTTAGTTTACATCACGCCTTTGATCGGTGGTTGGATTGCCGACAACTACCTAGGGCAACGTAAGTCGATTCTTATTGGTGGCGTGTTAATGGCACTTGGCCAGTTTACACTAGCTCTACCAAACGGCTTTATGGGCCTAGACCAAGTAAGTGCACTTTACCTAGGTTTAGCGCTGCTTATCAGTGGTAACGGTATGTTTAAGCCAAACATCTCAACGATGGTTGGTGACCTTTACCAAGAAGGTGATAACCGTCGTGATGGCGCATTTACTATTTTCTACATGGGAATCAACTTAGGTGCACTATTAGGTGGTCTTATCTCTGGTGCTGCGGCTGAGTCGTATGGCTGGAAAGCAGGTTTCCTAGCGGCTGGTATCGGTATGGTTATTAGCTTAATCATGCAAATGACCATGGCTCAATCATGGCTAGGTAATATCGGTTCGGTTCCAGCAGCTGCACGCGCAAAAGCTCTGAGTAAGTCGAAAGAGAAAGCACCGCTAACGAAAGAAGAGTTCGATCGACTAAAAGTTATTCTGATCATGGGTCTGTTCGTGATTATTTTCTGGGCGGGCTTTGAACAAGCTGGCGGCCTAATGAACATCTACACTCAACAATATACAGACCGTATGATTGGTGATTTTGAAGTTCCGGCTGCGTGGTTCCAATCTCTAAACCCATTCTTCATCATTACACTTGCACCAATCATTGCTGCATTTTGGGTGAAGTTAGGTAAGCGTGAACCGAACTCACCGGTTAAATTTGCGTTGGCTCTGTTCTTCTTAGCGCTTGGCTTCGTCTGCATGATGGGCGCGGTAATGGAGCAAGGTGGTGACCTTACAGTTAAAACCTCTATGCTGTGGTTAGTAGGTGCATTCTTCTTCCACACACTTGGTGAGCTTTGCCTATCTCCTATCGGTCTGTCGTTAGTGACTAAGCTGGCACCACTACGTTTAGCATCACTAATGATGGGGGCATGGTTTGGTTTCAACGCTATTGCAAACTACGTAGCTGGCCTTGTGGGGTCTCATGTAGGTGAGCTAGGCGCGATGGCAATCTTCAGTGGTATTGCGATCACAGCAACAATCAGCGGCATCTTACTGCTTCTTTGTGCTGGTAAGCTTGTGTCATGGATGCACGGCGTAGAGAGCAACATGACGCTAGAGTCTGAACCAAAAGAAGAGCGCACTGCAGAGACTTCTATTGCTTAATAGCTAATATCATTCGATGTCTAAAAGACGCTAGAACACATTCAAAAAAGGGCTGCTTAATGAGCAGCCCTTTTAGTATTTATATAGCTAGGAGCCTGTAATTTAAATTGTGTATCTGCTTATAATTAAGCCAGTCATGGCTAAGGATAAGCAATATGGATAAGAAAGCTTTAGAAGCCTTCGCTCGCGAAGCCGCTAAGTCAATTAAGACTCCTTCGGATCTTGATGACTTCAGGAAAATGTTAACCAAGGTGACGGTTGAGACAGCTTTAAATGCTGAACTTGATGATCACCTTGGCTACGAAAAACACTCACCGACCAACGATAGTAACAGTCGAAATGGCTACTCATCTAAACGCCTAATTACTGACGATGGTGAGATCCAACTAGAAATCCCTCGTGACCGTGACGCGTCCTTTGAACCCAAGCTCGTTCGTAAGCATCAAACTCGATTCCAATCGATGGACGACAAGATCTTAAGCTTGTATGCCAAAGGAATGACTACCCGAGAAATCGTCGCAACCTTCAAAGAAATGTACGATGCTGATATCTCCGCCAGTCTAATATCTAAAGTCACTGATGCTGTTTTAGAACAAGTTGTTGAGTGGCAAGCCCGCCCTCTTGATTCGGTTTATCCCGTCGTTTACCTAGACTGCATTGTTGTGAAGGTGCGCCAAAATAAGCAAGTCATCAACAAAGCCATTTACCTTGCTCTCGGTGTCAATATGGAAGGTCAGAAAGAACTTCTTGGGATGTGGATGTCCGAAACTGAAGGGGCGAAGTTCTGGCTCAGTGTACTTACCGAACTTCAAAATCGTGGTGTAAATGATATCCTCATCGCTTGTGTTGATGGCCTCAAGGGCTTTCCTGATGCCATCAATGCCGTTTATCCAAAAACTCAAATCCAGCTCTGTATCGTACACATGGTACGAAACTCAATGAAATACGTTCCGTGGAAAGATTACAAGACTATTACCGCAGACTTAAAGGAAATCTATCAAGCTACGACTGAAGATGAAGCTCTGTTGGCGCTAGAGCACTTTGGTGATAAATGGGATGAAAAGTACCCTCAAATCAGCCGCTCGTGGACGGCTCATTGGGATAACCTCAACACTCTGTTCAGCTATCCTCAAGATATCCGCAGAGCTATCTACACGACCAATGCGATAGAATCACTAAATAGCGTCATCAGGAAAGCGACCAAGAAACGTAAGCTGTTCCCGACAGATGAATCCGCCAAAAAGGTGGTGTACCTGGCGATTATGGATGCTTCCAAGAGGTGGACAATGCCAATTCATCACTGGAAGCAAGCGCTAAACCGTTTTATGATTATGTTCGAAGATCGATTAACTGAATACTTGTAACCAAGAGCAGTTACACAGAATTATTTACAGGGTCATAGCTAGTGTTATCGGTGAATCTCTACTAATTCAGCCATCATGTCGATATGCGAATCTCTGTCGTTAAGACACATGATATAGCTAAACTCAGAACCACCAGCGTCAATGAAGGTTTCCTTACACTGATCTGAAATCTCTTCCAGCGTTTCTAAACAGTCCACCGAGAAAGCAGGAGCCATGATATCGATCTTCTTGATCCCTTTGTTTGGCAATGATTCAAGCGTCTCATCGGTATATGGCTTTAACCACTCTTCTCGACCAAATCGAGACTGGTAAGTCATGGTGATATCGTCTGCAGATAAACCAAGCTCCTCAGCTAGTAGCTTAGTTGTCGCCTCACAGTGTTGAGGGTAAATATCACCTTCATCTGCTAATCGCTTCGGAATGCCGTGGAAAGAACAAACCAAATGATCCGCTCGGCCATTTTTCTCCCAGTGGCTACGAACACTCTCAGCCAATGCTTTGGTGTAACTAGGGTGTGCGTAGTAATCACGGATAAAGCGGTAACTAGGAATAACAGGCATCTGTTTAAAGGCTTTGGTTAAACCATCAGAAACCGCAGCTGTGGTGGTGCCTGAATACTGAGGATACAGAGGCAGTACGATGATCTCTTCAACGCCCTGCTCCATCAGCTGCTCAACGCCCGTCTTCAGGCTTGGATTACCATAAGTCATACCCAGCGCTACAGGCATCTCTAACTTCTTCTGAAGCTTTTCTGCTTGTCTTTGTGAATACACAAGAAGCGGTGAGCCGTCGTCCATCCAAACCGACTGATAAAGCTTGGCTACTTTAGGTGAACGAATCGGTAAAATCACTCCGTGCAATATCGGGCACCATAGCCAGCGTGTTAGATTAACGACTCGCTTATCGTGCAAAAATTCACTCAAAAATCGACGAACGCCAGCTGGGGTCGCAGAATCTGGTGTACCTAAGTTCACCAGTAAAACGCCCTGCTT
Encoded here:
- the nagE gene encoding N-acetylglucosamine-specific PTS transporter subunit IIBC — its product is MLPIATLPIAALLLRLGQGDLLDIPFMAQAGGAIFSNLPLLFGLGIAIGLSKDGNGAAGLAGAVAYFVLTATATTINADVNMSFFGGIFAGIIAGHSYNAFHATRLPEWLAFFAGKRLVPIMAGLFALVAGAVSGVVWPGVQSGLDALAHAVSTSGAIGQFVYGTLNRALIPVGLHHVLNSYFWFGMGTCQEIIVAGQGAFANITQLCVDPSLAKTLVVGQEHTFTFANSVTPEITTVVKEVTDTVKSGDLHRFFGGDKGAGVFMNGFFPVMMFGLPGAALAMYLAAPAEKRSQVGGALFSVAFCSFLTGITEPLEFMFVFLAPALYAMHAVFTGLSLVVANMFGTLHGFGFSAGLIDFVLNWGLATKPLVLLAIGLGFGALYFFTFSFAIRAFNLKSPGREDDEAAATPAGEAPKGDLARQYLKALGGHENLTSIDACITRLRLTLKDRSVADEAVLKKLGAKGVVKLGENNLQVILGPLAEIVAGEMKAIGAGEDLSDVKLP
- the nagA gene encoding N-acetylglucosamine-6-phosphate deacetylase yields the protein MYALSNCKIYTGSDVLTDHAVVIENELIKKVCPISELPEGIEVRDLDGANLSPGFIDLQLNGCGGVMLNDEITAETMQIMHKANLKSGCTSFLPTLITSSDEDMRAVITAAREYHNQYQNQSLGLHLEGPYLNVAKKGIHSVDHIRKSDSEMIELICENSDLVAKVTLAPELNDPEHIERLHKAGVVVSIGHTNATYAEARQGFESGITFATHLFNAMTPMVGREPGVVGAIYDTPEVYAGIIADGFHVDYANIRIAHKVKGEKLVLVTDATAPAGADMEYFIFVGKKVYYRDGKCVDENGTLGGSALTMIEAVQNTVEHAGIALDEALRMATLYPATAIGVESKLGRIKKGMVANLAVFDRDFNVKATVVNGQYEHN
- the nagC gene encoding DNA-binding transcriptional regulator NagC, with translation MNGGQIGNVDLVKQLNSAAVYRLIDQQGPISRIQVADVSQLAPASVTKITRQLLERGLIKEVAQQASTGGRRAISLTTEVEPFHSIAVRLGRDYIQVSLHDLGGRELAFQQQDLNYSDQSDLTQGLVNTLKTFIAEHQPKIDQLIAIGVTLPGLVNPTTGVVEYMPNTDIDNLALSDIIRDTFHVACFVGNDVRGMALAEHYFGASQDSQDSILVSVHRGTGAGIIVNGQVFLGHNRNVGEIGHIQIDPLGEQCQCGNFGCLETVAANPAIVERVQKLIKQGYESSLTELERITIQDVCDHAMNGDELAKQSLVRVGNQLGKAIAMTINLFNPQKVIIAGDITKAQEIVFPAIKRNVENQSLTTFHSGLPIVASQIDKHPTMGAFAMIKRAMLNGVLLQKLLED
- a CDS encoding cation:proton antiporter family protein; translation: MELILISTAFIAGFIALKCHLPPLVGFLVAGFGLFAFGFETNDTIITLADLGVTLLLFTIGLKLDIKTLLSKEIWAGATIHNLLSTLFFAVALFGFKFLGISSLAAMSVEQIVLLGFALSFSSTVFAVKTLQEKGEMNATYGTLAIGILVMQDIFAVVFLTASTGKIPEWYAIALFALPLLRPLFYKVLDWVGHGEMLVLSGIFFALVVGAGLFHLVGVKPDLGALVLGMLLAGHRKASELSKSLFNLKELFLVCFFLNIGLSEQPTIQGFMLAILFLLMLPVKGVLYFLVLNRFKFRVRTSLLASLSLFNYSEFGLIVGGLAFKMGWMSGDILVAVAIAVSLSFLIAAPLNRAGHKLYQQSGKWLKEHASEKLHRRDKRIDPGRAQVLILGMGRIGTGAYDELRSRYGKVSLGVEVREEAAHNHRSHGRNVISGDATDPDFWERILDTANVKLVILAMPHHQGNQTALDQLKSRNFKGQIAAIAEYPDQVETLKENGVDAAFNIYSEAGSGFARHVCEQLNPNINKI
- the asnB gene encoding asparagine synthase B, whose product is MCSVFGILDIKSDAAALRPIALEMSKKLRHRGPDWSGIYASDKAILAHERLAIVGLNSGAQPLYSQDKKHILAVNGEIYNHKELRARYEDKYQFQTDSDCEVILALYQEMGADLLEELNGIFAFVLYDEEKDEYLVGRDHIGIIPLYQGYDEHGNYYVASEMKALVPVCKTISEFPPGSFYSSKDAEPQRYYIRDWNEYAAVQGNSTSKEDLTEALEAAVKRQLMTDVPYGVLLSGGLDSSITSAVAKRFAAMRIEDDEQSEAWWPQLHSFAVGLEGAPDLIAAREVADKIGTVHHEMTYTIQEGLDAIRDVIYHIETYDVTTIRASTPMYLLARKIKAMGIKMVLSGEGADEIFGGYLYFHKAPNAKEFHEETVRKLLALNMFDCARANKSLAAWGVEGRVPFLDKEFIDVAMRLNPEDKMCGNGKMEKHILRECFEDYLPDSIAWRQKEQFSDGVGYDWIDTLKATAEAKVTDKQMETAQFRFPYNTPTTKEGYAYREIFEELFPLESAAECVPGGPSVACSSAKAIEWDESFQNCVDPSGRAVQAVHNDAYNA
- the rfaH gene encoding transcription/translation regulatory transformer protein RfaH produces the protein MKRWYLLYCKRGDQKRAQQHLENQGVECFYPQIEVEKVVRGKEKVVKEPLFPSYVFVRFDYEQGPSFTTVRSTRGVVDFIKFGARPHEVQGDLVFELKEFEKCCSNETEDCCVEFESGQVVKIKSGQFAGIEAIFHQKDGEARSIMLVKMISQVVPISIENEALQAHA
- a CDS encoding peptide MFS transporter; translation: MPSNHNIFGHPRGLFLLFSTELWERFSYYAMRAILVLFLTDTTINGGLGWSTKDALDLYGIYTGLVYITPLIGGWIADNYLGQRKSILIGGVLMALGQFTLALPNGFMGLDQVSALYLGLALLISGNGMFKPNISTMVGDLYQEGDNRRDGAFTIFYMGINLGALLGGLISGAAAESYGWKAGFLAAGIGMVISLIMQMTMAQSWLGNIGSVPAAARAKALSKSKEKAPLTKEEFDRLKVILIMGLFVIIFWAGFEQAGGLMNIYTQQYTDRMIGDFEVPAAWFQSLNPFFIITLAPIIAAFWVKLGKREPNSPVKFALALFFLALGFVCMMGAVMEQGGDLTVKTSMLWLVGAFFFHTLGELCLSPIGLSLVTKLAPLRLASLMMGAWFGFNAIANYVAGLVGSHVGELGAMAIFSGIAITATISGILLLLCAGKLVSWMHGVESNMTLESEPKEERTAETSIA